The following are encoded together in the Peromyscus leucopus breed LL Stock chromosome 1, UCI_PerLeu_2.1, whole genome shotgun sequence genome:
- the LOC114688726 gene encoding leukocyte immunoglobulin-like receptor subfamily B member 4, with product MYAPVTIWCQGSWEAKEYHLLKEGSSHHWDRQYPLQSLDKAKFYIQHMTEEFAGIYKCYYKSPAGWSEHSDTLELVITGAYDKPSLSVWPSSAVTSGETITMQCSSSLEFGTFTLIQEGKHHLQWILDSQQSANREFQAHFVLDPVTIIHNGTFRCYGYFRDQPQVWSKSSDSLHLFVSDSKDQSLIHTENEPPASQHKSHTVENLIRIIMAALVLVTLVILLLVAWHSKKMEQDTTRR from the exons ATGTATGCACCTGTTACTATTTGGTGTCAGGGGTCCTGGGAGGCCAAGGAGTACCATTTGCTTAAAGAGGGAAGCTCACATCATTGGGACAGACAATACCCTCTGCAAAGCTTGGACAAGGCTAAGTTCTACATCCAACACATGACAGAGGAATTTGCAGGGATATACAAGTGTTACTATAAGAGCCCTGCTGGCTGGTCAGAGCACAGTGACACCCTGGAACTGGTAATAACAG GAGCCTATGATAAACCAAGCCTGTCTGTCTGGCCCAGTTCTGCTGTGACCTCAGGAGAGACCATAACCATGCAGTGTAGCTCATCACTGGAATTCGGCACATTCACTCTGATCCAGGAAGGAAAGCACCACCTCCAGTGGATCCTGGACTCACAGCAAAGTGCCAATAGGGAGTTTCAAGCTCATTTTGTTCTGGACCCTGTGACCATCATCCACAATGGTACATTCAGATGTTATGGATATTTTAGGGACCAACCCCAGGTGTGGTCAAAATCAAGTGACTCCCTTCACCTCTTTGTCTCAG ATTCCAAGGACCAGTCTCTCATCCACACTGAGAATG AACCCCCAGCCTCCCAGCACAAAAGTCACACAGTTGAAAATCTCATCCGAATCATCATGGCTGCCTTGGTTCTAGTGACTCTAGTGATTCTGCTGTTAGTAGCTTGGCACAGCAAGAAAATGGAACAAGATACAACcagaagataa